A genomic window from Bacteroidota bacterium includes:
- a CDS encoding cysteine desulfurase family protein — protein sequence MRRIYLDYTATTPLDPQVFEEMKTYFTEKWGNPSSIHKYGQEVKAAIEESRDIIAGHIGAAPGELIFMSSGTESNNTAIKGLALKLKALGKNHIITSKVEHHAVLETCEYLSEQGFDITHLDVDEFGVVNLEQLKEAITSKTGLISIMFANNEVGSINPVALIGEIAKANGILFHTDAVQAFGKIPVNVNELNVDLLTITAHKLYGPKGIGALYCRKGIEIEKLMHGGGQERGRRAGTESPALVVGFTKAAQIAHDLMQTESDKILKLKKRLKSKIENEFSFAIFNGHTTQCLSNILNVSFDSKKIKIDGEALILNMDLEGIAVTSGSACTSGSVKPSHVLLAMGSDVETAQATIRFSLGKFTTEVEVDYTLDVLKKTIYRIGELVGN from the coding sequence ATGCGAAGAATTTATTTAGATTACACTGCCACCACACCACTCGATCCTCAAGTATTCGAGGAAATGAAAACTTATTTTACCGAAAAGTGGGGTAATCCATCATCGATACACAAATATGGGCAGGAAGTAAAAGCTGCAATAGAGGAAAGTCGGGATATTATTGCCGGACACATAGGTGCCGCTCCGGGTGAATTAATTTTTATGAGCAGTGGAACCGAGTCGAATAACACTGCCATCAAGGGATTAGCCCTAAAACTAAAAGCCCTTGGAAAAAATCACATCATAACATCAAAAGTCGAACATCATGCCGTTCTTGAGACTTGCGAATACTTATCCGAGCAAGGTTTCGATATTACTCACTTAGATGTGGATGAATTCGGTGTTGTAAATCTTGAACAACTTAAAGAGGCGATCACTTCGAAAACAGGTTTAATCTCAATAATGTTTGCCAATAATGAAGTTGGTAGTATCAATCCGGTCGCACTAATTGGTGAAATTGCTAAAGCGAACGGCATCTTATTTCACACGGATGCTGTTCAAGCATTCGGGAAAATTCCGGTAAATGTGAATGAATTAAATGTTGATTTACTCACGATAACTGCACATAAGTTGTATGGCCCGAAGGGGATTGGTGCATTGTATTGCCGCAAGGGAATCGAGATAGAAAAACTAATGCACGGCGGCGGACAAGAACGCGGGCGACGTGCAGGTACTGAAAGTCCTGCTTTGGTAGTCGGCTTTACAAAGGCGGCACAAATAGCTCACGATCTGATGCAAACAGAATCAGATAAAATTTTAAAACTCAAAAAACGCTTGAAATCGAAAATTGAAAACGAGTTTTCCTTTGCTATCTTCAACGGTCATACAACTCAATGCTTGTCAAACATTTTAAATGTTTCCTTCGATAGTAAGAAAATAAAAATTGATGGCGAAGCGTTAATACTGAATATGGATTTGGAAGGAATAGCAGTAACAAGTGGTTCGGCGTGCACTTCTGGAAGCGTAAAGCCATCACATGTTTTATTAGCAATGGGAAGTGATGTTGAAACTGCGCAAGCGACAATTCGTTTTTCGTTAGGAAAATTTACAACTGAAGTGGAAGTTGATTATACCTTAGATGTTTTGAAAAAGACAATATATAGAATCGGTGAATTGGTGGGAAACTAG